The following DNA comes from Candidatus Methylacidiphilum fumarolicum.
ATACAAGCACTCTTGAAAAGGAGATCGGATATGCTCCTACAACTTCTCTTGAGGAAGGCATTTGTCGTTTTGTTGAATGGTTTTTGAAAGAAGGCTATCTTTTTTAAAACTTTTCCAGAATAGAAACAGATATCAAAGGAAAATCGCTGGGGATGTTCAAAAGCATTGATTAGAACGACTTAAATAAAGGTTTTGGAAAGAAAGGGTATAAGCCAATCTGCTGAAGTACACTGGAGGAATGTAGTTAGCAGAAAGATCGATTTTTCAACCCTATGCATTCCAACTTCTTATAGTGATCAAGGCCATTGAACTATTCTCTCTCTGAACTGACAGCTTTTCTTGATCGACTTCCACAGAACTTTGGTCAGCTTTGGGTCACTATAAAATGGAGGAAAAGAAGATAATTTTTTTAAATATTTTTTCTTAAGCATAATTATTTGTAAATAAGGTTTTATATGCTACAAGTAGTTAAGGCAGGATAGGAAATAGACAAAAAAGAACGAACTATGGAATTTAGAAAGTTATTCGATACTTTTCTTTTCAAATTGCTTTATCTTTGAAGGGGCAACAGTATGGATAATTCAGAAGATATTTGGGAAAGGATAAGGAAGGAGAGTCCATTTGACAAACCAGATCCTTATTTTTTAGAAAGGTTTCAGGCAAGGCTGCGTTCTGAAAAAATACAAAACGAGAAAAGAAGGCAATTGATTACATATCTTGCCAGTTTCTGCCTTGTTCTTGTTTTTTCTGCAAGCCTATTAGCGGTCGGAAAAATTTGTATGCAATCCTGGATAAGAAATCAAGTTTTCAATTCTTTGGAAGTAACGGTTGAATCCATGGTAGGAGATTTGAATCTGCTCTCCTTGGAAAAACCAGATATGATGGTTAGTAATACATCCGAAGAGCTATGGACAGAAGATATATTTTCCTTTTAACAGTGGTAGTCGCTTTCGGAGTACTAAAAGGGACGACGAGTTCTGCAATAGCTCAGGTACTAAGCCGCAAAGAACCGTTAGTGCCTTTATTATCTCAAGATGTGGAGATTCGCGAAAAAATTTTCGAGGTTCTTTATCTACCGGATGAAGAATTAATAAAAGAGCTTTTCAAATGGCCCAAGTTCAATCAAATGGACCTGGAAGAAAAAGGATGGTTTCTTCAGCGTATTGCGATTATGCGTCAAAAGGTTAGGCAATTAGCCAGATCGAAGGCAAGGCAACTTGGATTAAGTCTCAACGAAGAGCAGCTTAATGCATTCGAAAAAAGTTATTGGCACAAGAGATTGGAAATAGAAAAAAAGTTTATCGAAGAAACTGAAAATCGAAGAAAAGAGCTGGCTAAAGAGTTGGAAGATGCCCTCCAGAAGGAATTTTCTAACCTATCGACAAAATCCGTAATGGAACTGGAAGCGCATAATAAAAGTCATTGATCTCGAGGATTAAGCCTTTTTTGTAAATTCTTCTGTTGCTTTCACTAAGAAGTTTATCTAAAAATTGTCTGTGGAACAAGAACCCGCTCTTTGTCAGGCTATATTGTTTTCTGACTATGTTATTAGGGAAAAAGGAACTGATAGGCTTTCGATCATTAATTCTTTTAACAAACTTTATTTCCCCCATTTTCCATGTTTGACTCCTCCTTTTTTCCTTTCTATTTTCTTGACGCATCTTCGAGGGAAAATCGATTCTCTTGATATTACGGCAAGGGTGGAAGATCCGCACTCAGGCCATGTGTTGGCTAGCTGCTCTGGAAAGATTGGGTTTCCAGCTGACAGTCCTTCGATTGAAGAAACAACTATTCTTGATCTAACGCTGCCTGTGACTCCATTTTTGGTTTCGCAGCAAGGCATCTACAGTGTCGTCATTCTTGTTAACAATGAAAAAATTGGAGAAAGGATTTTACCTGTTTTACTCTTGCCCCCAAGCTTTGGTGTTCATTCTGTGCTAAAACCTCCGCCTGCCCCTCTCCAATAAGTGGATCAGAAAAAGAAGCTTAGGACTCTTTAGTTTATAAACGGCGCGGGAATACCCATCCCCTTTAGGGGATTGGGATGAGAGCGCCGCAATCCATGCTATTTCCCTTGGCATTCCGCGATGTATCGACGGATGACTTCCGCAGATACTGCACCAGCCATTCCCACATAGTAAGCTTGCGTCCATAGGTGTTCCCGGCGATGCCCAATGTTCTTGAGCTTCGGGAGCCGTTCCCGAGAGCCCCGCGGGACGTGTAACCCTTGAGGGGTCCCACGATCGTTGACGGAGACCAGCGAGGAGATGCCGATACGAAGCAATGCACATGGTCGATGTCTGTTTCCAAAGCTGGCAGCCGAAAACCGTGTTGCCGGCAGCATTCGGCGAGCAGAGCCTTGCAGGCCGCGTCCACCTCGCCGAATAGGATTCTGCGACGGTATTTTGGTATCCATACAAAGTGGTAGGCGATCTGATAATGCGCCCATCGCGTTTTTCCGGTTTGCAATGTATCAGCCATAATGCTAGGATAGCATCTATGGAACGGGTCCGCATCCTATCCTTGAAGCGTATCTCCAAAAGGCAGGCTGCCATCATCCGGCAAGGCCAGATGGAGGCGGCCAAGGTCTGGATGGCGTGCCGCGATATGCATCTCAAGGCTCGCGAGACGAATGCCTCTTGGTCTGGGCGTAAAGAATATCACGAAGCCACCGCCGGAGGACGCTATGCCTTGCATTCCCAAAGCGTCCAACAGGTCTTTCGCGCATTCGACGCAGCCGTGGAAGCAACTGGCAGGAACCGCCGCGCAGGACGCAAGGAGATCCGCTATCCATACAAGGACAAACGCTTTTTCCCTCTGATGTGGCCGGCCCAGGCAATGGGATTGGAGGAAAAGCGGATCATCCTCCCCATGGGACGAGGCTGATCATCCCTGGTGTTGCCACGTCCCGCTTGGCTCTCGCGAAAATCCGCTTGCAAGGTCGTCTGGAATGGCCTGCACAACGAATTGCACGTAACCCTGGTCGAATCCACAACCGATCCGAACTCGCAAGGAATCACGGAGCGGTGTGCCACGGTGGATTTCGGCCAAATTCACCACGCCGCCGTAGTCACCAACAACGGGAACGCCCTAGTCGTTTCTGGGCGGGGAATGCGAACCATCAAGCGGCTGCACAGCAAGCATCTCGGCGAAATCCAGAAAAAGCGCTCCTGATGCAAGAAGGGCTCCCGCCGTTGGCGCAAGCTCGGACGAGCCAGAGCGAAGCCTACGCTGCGTCATAAACGCAGGATTTGCGACCTGTGTCACAAAGGCATCCGGAAGGTCGTGGACTTCTGCCTGTATCATGGAATTCAATCCATCTTCGCCGGCAACCCGGATGGGGTGCGTCGAGGCGCTTGCGGACGCCGTCACAACCAGCGGATGAGCCAGTGGGAATACGGCAAGGATTTGGACTATTTGATGCAGAAGTCGGAGCAAGCCCGCATCGCGTGCTTCACCGGGGACGAGCGCGGCACCTCCAGCCGGTGTCCGGAATGCGGCCATCGCCACAAGCCCAATGGACGGAACTGGCGATGCCCGAAATGTGGCTTTCAGGGCCACCGGGATGAACAACCGGCGGCTGGGAAGCAGTAGTAGCCCGGACACGGGCCAACGTTGTCTAGCTGAAGCACGGCCTCAAGCGCCGCCGGTTCGCCGGCGGGTTCCCCACGGGAACCGCCCACAAGCCGTGCGTACTAGCTAGAAGCTCACCCGCTTCAGCGGGTTGAGAGTGTCACTCTAGAATTTCATCTACTCCAATGGCACCGAGTCGAAAGAGAATGGTGGAGAGATTTGAAGAAAAAAGAGGGTCTGTTTTTTTAATTACAAGAAAAAAGCCATTATCCATGCCTCTTTCGTTGTACCTTTTCCAGGAGAACAAAGGATGATAGAACTTAAAGAGTCGACCACAGAATAATATCCCAAAAAAGGCTCCAAAGGAAGCGAAGAGAGCTGTTAGTTCAAAGAAAATGGGAACAAAGGTGGGTAGGCTAAAATAGGGTTTTCCTTGAACGACTAAAGGATAAAAAAGATTCAGCAAGGAGCTGCTCAGCAGATGCTTCAGGAAGTCGGGTTTAGGTAATGAGATGGTACTGACAAGGAGCAAGGCTAAAAGAAAGCCAACGGTGCCTCCCATTAAGACGATTCTTGAGACCCAGGATTTTTGAATGGGGCCTGCTTCGGAGAGTTCATGAAAAGGATAAGGACTATAAAGTTCAAAGTGGCTAAAGCCTAAAAGTTTTAATTTTTTTGCTGCTTTACAGAGAAGCTCTGGAGTAGAGAATTCTGCCCCCAAAGCGTACAGATCTTTGTTTTCTTTTAAATCCTTTCCTTTCTCTCCGCTAGAAGCGGAAAGGACAAGATCTTTTTGTTTTTCAACTTCTCCTTGGAAAGGAGACTTGAAACTTTCTTCCATAGAAAAAAAGTGGCTGTCTTTTTTGTGAACAAAAGGATGTACCAGTGCTTTGACTTCGAACATGGCAACGGAAGGAAGAAAGCGTAGAAAAAGAAGAAACAAAGTCAAAAAGAGGCCAATGGAGCCAACATAAAGGAGCACGTCAATGGCTGTAGGAACAAAAATCCGCCAAGAAGAAGGTAAAAAGTCCCTGTGGAGCGAGATAATGATGATCACAAAACGTTCAAGCCACATGCCGACATTAGCTAAAAGCGCTATAACGAAGAGAGAAAGGGGGTTAAAACGGATCTTTTTTATCCACAAAAATTGAGGGGCAACACTGTTACAAAAAAGCATAGACCAAAACGCCCAAAAATAAGGCCCTTTAATTCGATTTAAAAAAGCATAGCGTTCGTATGGATTGGCGCTATACCATGCGGTGAAAAGTTCTATAAGATAGACGTATCCAACCATTGAACCGGTAGCCAAAAGCCATTTCCCCATCTGATTGATATGTTCAGGTAAAATTAATTCCTTGAGTTTTGGAATAAGGGCCCGACTGGGAATGAGTAAAACCAGAATCATGGCAAATCCTCCAAATATGGCACCGACACCGAAATAGGGAGGAAATATAGTGGCATGCCATCCAGGCAATATCGTCGAAGCAAAGTCACAAGATACAAACGAGTGGACTGAAAGGACCAGAGGAGTGAGAATACCTGCCAGGCAAAGATACCCTAGTTCATAATGGGTCCATTGGCTAGCAGACCCAAGCCAGCCTAAGGAAAGAATAGCCCAAAGTTTCTTTTTGAAAGGTTTTGTTTCTTTTTCTCGTAGAGTCGCAAAATCAGGAATCATTCCCAGATACCAATAAAGCAGGGAGACCGTTAAATAGGTAAGCACAGCAAATACATCCCACATGAGAGCGGCTCTCAAGTTTTGCCAGATGCCAGCAGACCAAGGCACTGGAAAGAGATACCATCCCATCCATTGCCTTCCAATGTGAATGGCTGGGAAAATGGCACCACTAGCAACGGCAAAAATAGCCGAAGCTTCTGCTGCTCTGTTCACCGAGTTTCTCCATTTTTGACGGGATAAAAGCAAAATGGCTGAAATCAGTGTGCCGGCATGGCCTATACCTATCCAGAAAACGAAATCAACAATAGGCCAAGCCCATACGACAGGGGATTGATTACCCCACACTCCTATACCTGTGGAGATGACATAGACAATCGACAAAAAAGCAAGAATAGCTAATGAAGCACAAATACTAATGGCCCATCTCCACCAATTTCCCATGGGAGTGGAGAGGATCGAATAGACCACCTCGCTAATAGAGGCAAGAGTGGCATGAGAGGGAAGTAAAGGAGGCCTTTCTAAAGTCATTCCTCCGATTGTTCTCTCCTGCAAGCCAACCAATGGAAACTCACGCGGAGGATTTCCATTCATTTTTATTTGTCCATTACAATTATTAATAATTAAAGAAAAATACGAAAAGAAAAACAAGTTATATTTCTAATCCCTGAATTCGTGAATCTATTGTATCTTTCCTCAAGGTTTGCCTTAGATATATCTTGTGTCTTTTATAAAAGAAGCTAGACAAAAGACTCTTTTCTAGTGAATTTTTAGAAATGCGTTTTCTTTTGGTCGATGGGTATTACTATGCGTTTCGCTCCTTTTATGCTATGCCTCCTCTTTCTACAAAATCGGGGGAGCCGACGAATGCGATTTACGGACTGACTATTGTTATTCGAAGGATGCTTGCGGATCTCCAACCCGACTTTGGCGCTGTAGCATTTGATGGTGGATTACCTGCTGATCGAATAGCCTTAAGGTCAGATTATAAGGCGAATAGACCTGAAATTCCTAACGCTTTAAAAGTCCAAATTCCCTGGCTTAAAGAACTTTTACAAGCCCTTGGCCTTACACCAATAGAGGTTGAAGGACAAGAAGCAGACGATGTCATTGCTACCTATACGAAAAAGGCGATTGAAAAAAGTATTGATGTGGTTTTGGCGACCAATGATAAGGATCTATTGAGTCTGATCGGACCGCATGTAAGGGTATATACTGTAGAAAAGAAAAAGTTTAAGCTTATTACAGAAAAAGACATTGAAGAAAAATGGTTAGTCCATCCATGGCAGCTACCTGATCTCCTTGCCTTAACTGGAGACAGCGTCGACAATATCCCTGGTGTTCCTGGCATTGGTAAAAAAACAGCAGCAAAATGGATTAGTCGATATGGTTCTCTCTCTGCTTTACTTAGTGCCAGTGATATTCCAGACAAACGGTTTGCGCAACTTATTGAAGAGAATAAAGAACTAATTTTGACCAATTATAAGATGCTTGAGTTAAAAAATGATATTCCCTTGCCTCTACCGATTGAAGAGCTTCGGATAAAGCCTAACTATGCAGAACAGGAGAGGCTTTTCAAACGTTTTGAATTTAAAAAGTTAGCGGAAGCCCTAAAAGAACATCCAGAAAAAAAATCTTCAGAAAATACTGACATATTATTTGGATAAAAAACGGGGTTCTGATTGAGAAGAATAGTTTTTTCTTTTTCCAGATACACTTTAAACAATATAATCTTACTATATGAACACAGAGGTCTCTTTTACCAGGGGTTCTGAAAAACTATGCCAGATTACTGAGAAGGCGGCTTTAAGATTAAAGGAAATTCTAGAACAGAGTGGCAGGCAGGAAGGAGCCCTTCGTATTTCTGTTGTTGGAGGAGGATGTGCGGGGCTACAATATGAAATGAACATTGTGGATGGTCCAGAAACAAAGGATATTATGATCGATTCCAAAGGGGTCAAACTCATTGTGGATCCGAAAAGTGCGCTTTTTTTAAGCGGTTCTATTCTGGATTATTCGGAAGATTTGCTTAATCAAGGCTTCGTTGTTAAGAATCCCAATGCGGTTTCTCATTGTTCTTGTGGAAAAAGTTTCGCTATCTGAATTCTCTCACGTTAAAACGATCGATGATAAGGAGGATTCTTGGACCCCGAACATTCAAATAAAGGAGGTTTTTTTTCGAAACTTAAGAATTCGGCGTCCTATTCGGCTTCTTTACAGCTGGTAATTCTTTTTGGCTGTGTTAGTCTAGCTGCTGATGTCACTTATGAAGGTGCAAGATCTATTTTAGGTCCTTTTCTAGGTGTTGTCGGAGCAACGGGTAGTGCGATTGGTTTCATAGCTGGCATAGGGGAACTGACTGGTTATGTAGTTCGACTTGTAGCGGGAAGCTTGGGGGATAAAACAAAAAGTCACTGGGTTTTTGTATTCGCAGGGTATTTTATAAATCAAATTGCAGTGCCTTTATTAGCTATTGTAAAAAATTGGCCTCAAGTAGGCCTTCTGATCGTTCTGGAAAGGTTTGGCAAAGGCATACGAACTCCTTCTCGCGATGTATTATTGTCCCATGCTACAGAAGGGGTCGGTAGAGGATTTGGTTTTGGCATTCATGAAGCCTTAGACCAAGTAGGAGCGATGACTGGCCCTTTTTTGATTGCCTTAGCCATTATGCATTGGAAAAGTTACCGGACTGCTTTGGGCTTGTTAATCATTCCAGCTTTTCTGGCTTTGTTGGTTCTTTTTGTGACTCATAAAAGATACCAAAAACTCAGTGCCATTCTGGTTGACTGTCAGCCAAAAGAACAAAATGACAAAGCTGGTGGCAAACGACAAGGATTAACTGAAAGCTTCTGGTGGTATATCACTGGCCTTGGGTTTTTGGCTGCTGGATATGTAGATTTTCCTTTGATTGCTTACCATTTTGGGCAAAAAAGTATTTTTAAAGAATATGAGATTCCTTTGCTTTATATGCTAGCAATGGGGGTAGATGCCATCGTGGCATTGGTAGCAGGCAGATTATTTGATAAAAGTGGCATAGGCTCAATGAGCTGGCCAATCATCCTTGGCTCTCTGTCCTCCCCTTTAATATTCCTCTTTCCGATTCGAACGGTTGCTATCATTGGAATAATTTTTTGGGGAATAGGCCTAGGGGTGCAAGAATCTGCGGTCAGAGCAGCTATTGCCTCCCTTGTTCCTATAGAAATAAGAGGAACAGCTTTTGGTATTTTTTATTTTGTCTTTGGTTTGTCTTGGTTCTTAGGAAGCTGTGCCATGGGCTTTCTTTACGATAAGTCTCTAGCCTATGTAGCTCTTAGCTCTTTTATTTTACAAATTCTTTCTCTTCCCTTATTAGAAAGGAGCCAGAAGAAAATTAAAGAGCAGAAAGAGGTTGTATAAAATCAAGCTGCCAAGGTAGCAAGCCACAGTGGTGTTTAAACCGTCCAAGAGTCATCTGAAAAACCATCGTCATCAAAATCATCTCCAGGGATGGTAGAGTCCACAGAAAGATCTTCGCTATCGTCGGCTTGGTTGTCAGTTATTTCTTGTTCATCGACCTGATCCGTTGAGGGGGATTCTTTGGGGGCTTCGGTCTCTGGGGGAAGGATAATGTTTATATTTTCTCTGGGACGACCGAATCCAAAGAGATTTTCAAGGGCTGCTAAACCGAGGGCTCCTAAACCCATAAATCCCGCTGCTTTGGCAGCATCTTTCAACTCAGAATTATTTTGTGGACGTTGCTCAGGGTTTTGATTAGTAGACCTTTCTTTGGGATGAGAAGAAGGACTTTCCCAGTGAAGCATTTCTTCGGAAGTTTGTTCTTTGTTTGAAGCCATTTCGTCTCGGATCTTTTGTTTGAATCCCTCAAAGGAAGGATTGCTTAAAGCATAAGGAAAATAGAGAATAGAATGGCCTTCAGAGTCTTGTTTTTGAAGGACTGAAGCTAACCATTGTCGTTCTTCAGCTGATAGGGCTTGTGGATCAATATCCAGCACGATCCGATCTTCTTTGCAATCGATGCCTTCTTTTAAACAGGAGATCTGATCAACAGGACAGAGAATCTTCATAATTTTAAATTTCTTTATCTAATTATAATCAATTCATACTGAAAAAACAACTTGTCTTAAATAGGGAAGGGTATTTTAGTCTTGCCAATGGCTAAAAATCTATCTTTTAATAAATTCTGACGATGCAAAGGCAGCGATTCTTTTTAAAAGTCTTTAATGAATAAACCGATAAGAATTCTAGGGATTGACCCAGCTATTCGGAAAATGGGCTATGGGATCGTTGAATCCAATGGGGACAGTGTCCAATTGATAAGCTATGGGGTAATCAATGGAAACGGTAATGATCAAGTTCGAAGGCTTAGACAACTTTATGATGGACTGTTTGAAATTGTGC
Coding sequences within:
- a CDS encoding DUF6941 family protein — encoded protein: MEQEPALCQAILFSDYVIREKGTDRLSIINSFNKLYFPHFPCLTPPFFLSIFLTHLRGKIDSLDITARVEDPHSGHVLASCSGKIGFPADSPSIEETTILDLTLPVTPFLVSQQGIYSVVILVNNEKIGERILPVLLLPPSFGVHSVLKPPPAPLQ
- a CDS encoding transposase, yielding MLPATRFSAASFGNRHRPCALLRIGISSLVSVNDRGTPQGLHVPRGSRERLPKLKNIGHRREHLWTQAYYVGMAGAVSAEVIRRYIAECQGK
- a CDS encoding zinc ribbon domain-containing protein, whose protein sequence is MQKSEQARIACFTGDERGTSSRCPECGHRHKPNGRNWRCPKCGFQGHRDEQPAAGKQ
- a CDS encoding quinol:electron acceptor oxidoreductase subunit ActD, with protein sequence MNGNPPREFPLVGLQERTIGGMTLERPPLLPSHATLASISEVVYSILSTPMGNWWRWAISICASLAILAFLSIVYVISTGIGVWGNQSPVVWAWPIVDFVFWIGIGHAGTLISAILLLSRQKWRNSVNRAAEASAIFAVASGAIFPAIHIGRQWMGWYLFPVPWSAGIWQNLRAALMWDVFAVLTYLTVSLLYWYLGMIPDFATLREKETKPFKKKLWAILSLGWLGSASQWTHYELGYLCLAGILTPLVLSVHSFVSCDFASTILPGWHATIFPPYFGVGAIFGGFAMILVLLIPSRALIPKLKELILPEHINQMGKWLLATGSMVGYVYLIELFTAWYSANPYERYAFLNRIKGPYFWAFWSMLFCNSVAPQFLWIKKIRFNPLSLFVIALLANVGMWLERFVIIIISLHRDFLPSSWRIFVPTAIDVLLYVGSIGLFLTLFLLFLRFLPSVAMFEVKALVHPFVHKKDSHFFSMEESFKSPFQGEVEKQKDLVLSASSGEKGKDLKENKDLYALGAEFSTPELLCKAAKKLKLLGFSHFELYSPYPFHELSEAGPIQKSWVSRIVLMGGTVGFLLALLLVSTISLPKPDFLKHLLSSSLLNLFYPLVVQGKPYFSLPTFVPIFFELTALFASFGAFFGILFCGRLFKFYHPLFSWKRYNERGMDNGFFLVIKKTDPLFSSNLSTILFRLGAIGVDEILE
- a CDS encoding 5'-3' exonuclease — protein: MRFLLVDGYYYAFRSFYAMPPLSTKSGEPTNAIYGLTIVIRRMLADLQPDFGAVAFDGGLPADRIALRSDYKANRPEIPNALKVQIPWLKELLQALGLTPIEVEGQEADDVIATYTKKAIEKSIDVVLATNDKDLLSLIGPHVRVYTVEKKKFKLITEKDIEEKWLVHPWQLPDLLALTGDSVDNIPGVPGIGKKTAAKWISRYGSLSALLSASDIPDKRFAQLIEENKELILTNYKMLELKNDIPLPLPIEELRIKPNYAEQERLFKRFEFKKLAEALKEHPEKKSSENTDILFG
- a CDS encoding HesB/IscA family protein, with translation MNTEVSFTRGSEKLCQITEKAALRLKEILEQSGRQEGALRISVVGGGCAGLQYEMNIVDGPETKDIMIDSKGVKLIVDPKSALFLSGSILDYSEDLLNQGFVVKNPNAVSHCSCGKSFAI
- a CDS encoding MFS transporter is translated as MDPEHSNKGGFFSKLKNSASYSASLQLVILFGCVSLAADVTYEGARSILGPFLGVVGATGSAIGFIAGIGELTGYVVRLVAGSLGDKTKSHWVFVFAGYFINQIAVPLLAIVKNWPQVGLLIVLERFGKGIRTPSRDVLLSHATEGVGRGFGFGIHEALDQVGAMTGPFLIALAIMHWKSYRTALGLLIIPAFLALLVLFVTHKRYQKLSAILVDCQPKEQNDKAGGKRQGLTESFWWYITGLGFLAAGYVDFPLIAYHFGQKSIFKEYEIPLLYMLAMGVDAIVALVAGRLFDKSGIGSMSWPIILGSLSSPLIFLFPIRTVAIIGIIFWGIGLGVQESAVRAAIASLVPIEIRGTAFGIFYFVFGLSWFLGSCAMGFLYDKSLAYVALSSFILQILSLPLLERSQKKIKEQKEVV